A genomic region of Streptomyces sp. R33 contains the following coding sequences:
- a CDS encoding long-chain fatty acid--CoA ligase, protein MTTKLRLPGRPEELTLPALLARNAAEYGDLPALSWREGDGWTTLSWTEVRRKVAVLASGYAALGVERGEHVLIMMGNRPEHWLSDLALVHLGAVPVTVYGTSAPEQIAHIARHSRARVAVLEGARELARWEPLLADGQVPLERLVVAEAADAGTHHTYGSLHASGARTHHPDAFEKAWQETRPEDPLTVVYTSGTTGDPKGVRLTHRNIMLQSVRLDRRVDLPEHAEHICYLPFAHIAERILGLYLPLLRAAHVRLVADPAAVGSAVRELHPVQFFGVPRVWEKLAASVRAVLAQLPAAQRDAIEAANDLARARAGHRERGEQIPAALEASYARAKEQVLDPLLGLAGLDRLQWTASATAPMPIDVVRFWAGWGITIMDAWGLTETSGVCTVNSPDGFRLGSVGRPIEGLELRLAQDGEILTRGGTVFGGYLRPDGSVESAHDAEGWFPTGDIGRLDEEGFLWLTDRKKELIITSNGKNVSPALVENTVKEHPLIGQALVHGDGRSYLVALLVLDGELAPAWAAARGIEAGPLADLAVHPAVREEIARAVAAANARLNRTEQIKRYRLLTEEWGPESGELTPSLKLRRRVVREKYGALIDGLYEEPYEEPYADAHEGPSAGSPDTA, encoded by the coding sequence ATGACCACGAAACTGCGACTGCCCGGACGACCCGAAGAGCTCACCCTCCCCGCGCTGCTGGCACGCAACGCCGCCGAGTACGGGGATCTCCCCGCCCTCTCCTGGCGCGAGGGCGACGGCTGGACGACCCTCAGCTGGACCGAGGTCCGCCGCAAGGTAGCCGTCCTCGCCTCCGGATACGCCGCCCTCGGCGTCGAACGCGGCGAACACGTCCTGATCATGATGGGCAACCGCCCCGAGCACTGGCTCAGCGACCTCGCCCTCGTCCACCTCGGCGCCGTCCCCGTCACCGTGTACGGGACCTCCGCGCCCGAGCAGATCGCCCACATCGCCCGCCACAGCCGGGCCCGGGTCGCCGTCCTCGAGGGCGCCCGCGAGCTGGCCCGGTGGGAACCGCTGCTCGCCGACGGGCAGGTGCCCCTGGAGCGGCTGGTCGTGGCCGAGGCCGCCGATGCGGGTACGCACCACACGTACGGCTCCCTGCACGCGAGCGGCGCCCGTACGCACCACCCCGACGCCTTCGAGAAGGCCTGGCAGGAGACCCGCCCCGAGGACCCGCTGACCGTCGTCTACACCTCCGGCACCACCGGAGACCCCAAGGGCGTCCGGCTGACCCACCGCAACATCATGCTCCAGTCCGTCCGCCTCGACCGGCGCGTTGACCTGCCCGAGCACGCCGAGCACATCTGCTACCTGCCGTTCGCGCACATCGCCGAGCGGATCCTCGGCCTCTACCTGCCGCTGCTGCGGGCCGCCCACGTCCGGCTCGTCGCCGACCCCGCCGCCGTGGGGAGTGCCGTGCGCGAGCTGCACCCCGTGCAGTTCTTCGGCGTGCCCCGGGTGTGGGAGAAGCTCGCCGCGTCCGTACGGGCCGTGCTCGCGCAGCTTCCGGCCGCGCAGCGGGACGCCATCGAGGCCGCGAACGACCTCGCCCGCGCCCGGGCCGGCCACCGCGAGCGCGGCGAGCAGATCCCGGCGGCGCTCGAAGCCTCGTACGCCCGGGCCAAGGAGCAGGTGCTGGACCCGCTGCTGGGCCTGGCCGGGCTGGACCGGCTGCAGTGGACGGCCAGCGCCACCGCGCCGATGCCGATCGACGTGGTGCGGTTCTGGGCGGGCTGGGGGATCACCATCATGGACGCCTGGGGGCTCACCGAGACCTCGGGTGTGTGCACGGTCAACAGCCCGGACGGGTTCCGGCTGGGCTCGGTGGGACGCCCGATCGAGGGGCTGGAGCTGCGGCTCGCGCAGGACGGGGAGATCCTCACGCGGGGCGGGACCGTCTTCGGCGGCTACCTGCGGCCCGACGGTTCGGTGGAGAGCGCGCACGACGCCGAGGGCTGGTTCCCGACCGGGGACATCGGCCGGCTCGACGAGGAGGGGTTCCTCTGGCTGACCGACCGCAAGAAGGAACTCATCATCACCTCGAACGGCAAGAACGTCTCGCCGGCGCTGGTGGAGAACACCGTCAAGGAGCATCCGCTGATCGGCCAGGCCCTGGTGCACGGCGACGGCCGCTCCTACCTCGTCGCCCTGCTGGTGCTTGACGGCGAGCTGGCCCCGGCGTGGGCGGCGGCCCGCGGCATCGAGGCCGGCCCGCTCGCCGATCTCGCGGTCCACCCGGCCGTACGGGAGGAGATCGCCCGCGCGGTCGCGGCGGCCAACGCCCGGCTCAACCGGACCGAGCAGATCAAGCGGTACCGGCTGCTGACCGAGGAGTGGGGCCCCGAGTCCGGGGAGCTCACCCCGTCGCTGAAGCTGCGCCGCCGAGTGGTCCGGGAGAAGTACGGCGCCCTGATCGACGGGCTGTACGAGGAGCCGTACGAGGAGCCGTACGCGGACGCCCACGAGGGCCCGTCCGCGGGCTCGCCGGACACCGCGTAG
- a CDS encoding MerR family transcriptional regulator, translated as MADQAPEPMLTVDELAARAGVTVRTVRFYSTRGLLPPPVIGPRRVGHYGPEHLSRLALIEELQHQGMTLSAIERYLDALPDDLSAHDLAIHRAMVSSWAPDAPQEVSREELEKRTGRTLTDTDIRRLTAMNVLAPAPVGFRVDVGLLRLGVALLDVPISHETILVARKVLLEHARTAAHQLTALFRDEVWGPFTEGESDPERVESMKALSAHMQPMVVQALVTAFQRSLKEELRAAFVSDEQPRA; from the coding sequence ATGGCCGACCAGGCACCCGAGCCGATGCTCACAGTCGACGAGCTGGCGGCCAGGGCGGGCGTCACCGTGCGCACCGTTCGTTTCTACAGCACGCGCGGGCTTTTGCCCCCTCCCGTGATCGGCCCTCGTCGGGTGGGGCACTACGGGCCGGAACACCTGTCCCGGCTGGCGCTGATCGAGGAACTGCAGCACCAGGGCATGACCTTGTCCGCCATCGAGCGCTATCTGGACGCGCTGCCCGACGACCTGAGCGCGCACGACCTGGCCATCCACCGCGCGATGGTGTCCAGTTGGGCTCCGGACGCGCCCCAGGAGGTGTCGCGGGAGGAGCTGGAGAAGCGGACCGGGCGTACGTTGACGGACACGGACATCCGGCGGCTGACGGCGATGAACGTGCTGGCGCCGGCCCCGGTGGGCTTCCGGGTGGACGTGGGGCTGCTGCGGCTCGGGGTCGCGCTGCTCGACGTGCCGATCTCGCACGAGACGATCCTGGTGGCGCGCAAGGTGCTGCTGGAGCACGCCCGGACGGCGGCGCACCAGCTGACGGCGCTGTTCCGGGACGAGGTGTGGGGGCCGTTCACGGAGGGCGAGAGCGATCCGGAGCGGGTGGAGTCGATGAAGGCGCTGTCGGCGCACATGCAGCCGATGGTGGTGCAGGCGCTGGTGACCGCGTTCCAGCGGTCGCTGAAGGAGGAACTGCGGGCGGCGTTCGTCTCGGACGAGCAGCCCCGCGCGTAG
- a CDS encoding IS701 family transposase, whose translation MTPEEIASVRAELEDFAAEVFEPFARNDQRRWGQVYLRGLLTDGQRKSVEPMAARLGEDGNRQALAHFVTTSPWDPAHVRARLAWRMEKAIRPTAVVVDDTGFLKDGNASACVSRQYTGTAGKVTNCQVGVSLHLASDHASAAVDWRLFLPENWAPESVKADPDKVARRAACGIPDDIGHVEKWQLALDMLDETRSWGIEVPLAIADAGYGDAAAFRHGVQARGLNYVVGISTTLSAQPGEAVPVAEPYSGTGRPPVAKYPDPPRSVKQLVIAAGRKAAKPVQWREGSRPGTGRSGFKRMYSRFVTLRIRPAGRQTRQAVDGPELPECWLLAEWPAGQAEPVQFWLSDLPADTPLTTLVRLAKLRWRIEHDYREMKQALGLAHFEGRTWNGWHHHVTLVSVAHAFCTLQRLAQAPKDTAPA comes from the coding sequence GTGACACCGGAGGAAATCGCATCCGTACGTGCCGAGTTGGAGGACTTCGCGGCAGAGGTCTTCGAGCCGTTCGCGAGAAACGACCAGCGTCGGTGGGGGCAGGTCTACCTGCGGGGTCTGCTCACTGACGGGCAGCGTAAGTCGGTCGAGCCGATGGCTGCCCGGCTGGGTGAGGACGGGAACCGGCAGGCGCTGGCCCACTTCGTGACTACGAGCCCCTGGGATCCGGCGCATGTGCGGGCCCGGCTGGCCTGGAGGATGGAAAAGGCGATCCGACCCACCGCGGTGGTCGTCGACGACACCGGGTTCCTCAAGGACGGCAACGCCTCGGCGTGTGTGTCCCGGCAGTACACCGGCACTGCCGGCAAGGTCACCAACTGCCAGGTGGGCGTGTCCCTGCACCTGGCCTCCGACCATGCCTCAGCGGCGGTCGACTGGCGGCTCTTCCTGCCCGAAAACTGGGCGCCCGAGTCCGTGAAGGCGGACCCGGACAAGGTCGCCCGCCGCGCCGCCTGCGGCATTCCCGACGACATCGGGCACGTGGAGAAGTGGCAGCTCGCACTCGACATGCTCGACGAGACCCGCTCGTGGGGCATCGAGGTGCCGCTGGCCATCGCGGACGCCGGATACGGTGACGCGGCGGCGTTCCGGCACGGCGTGCAGGCCCGCGGCCTCAACTACGTGGTGGGCATCTCCACCACCCTCTCCGCCCAGCCCGGCGAAGCCGTGCCAGTCGCCGAACCGTACTCCGGGACCGGGCGCCCGCCGGTGGCGAAGTACCCCGACCCGCCGCGGTCGGTGAAACAGCTCGTCATCGCGGCGGGCCGGAAGGCAGCGAAACCGGTGCAGTGGCGTGAGGGCTCCCGGCCCGGCACGGGCCGCAGTGGCTTCAAGCGGATGTACTCGCGGTTCGTCACCTTGCGGATCCGGCCTGCCGGGCGCCAGACCCGGCAGGCCGTTGACGGCCCGGAACTGCCCGAGTGCTGGCTGCTGGCCGAATGGCCCGCCGGCCAGGCCGAGCCGGTCCAGTTCTGGCTGTCCGACCTGCCCGCAGACACCCCGCTGACCACCCTGGTCCGCCTGGCCAAGCTCCGCTGGCGCATCGAGCACGACTACCGCGAGATGAAGCAGGCCTTGGGCCTGGCCCATTTCGAGGGCCGCACCTGGAACGGCTGGCACCATCACGTCACCCTCGTCTCCGTCGCGCATGCCTTCTGCACCCTGCAACGACTGGCCCAAGCCCCAAAAGACACGGCGCCGGCCTGA
- a CDS encoding antibiotic biosynthesis monooxygenase: MTTGQQTEAAATVIIGHKVRPGMDQEYEKWQEDVNAAASRYAGHLGAEVTPPTDLQPDWVVVYRFDSLAHLQAWINGATRQRLLDAGRKFFDGPGTQQVISGGTQPTDQLVTVVVTHRVHPDHVEDFLRWQRAMSEEEGKFPGFRGTEIFRPIEGLQDEWTTLYRYDNAEHLEAWLTSQERRQMLAEGEKFSDFKLRTIENSFGSWFAFEENGREAPPPSETKTAIAVWVGLYPTVVLLALALSPLKLPIWIGLLVGNLLSSVAMSFFTMPYYVNRLLKRWLWPAPDAPPLRTNLVGLGTVAAALGFWALVFYLVTRQFWTLP, translated from the coding sequence ATGACCACCGGACAGCAGACGGAGGCCGCGGCCACGGTCATCATCGGCCACAAGGTCCGGCCCGGCATGGACCAGGAGTACGAAAAGTGGCAGGAGGACGTCAACGCCGCCGCCTCACGGTACGCCGGGCACCTGGGCGCCGAGGTGACCCCGCCGACGGACCTGCAGCCCGACTGGGTCGTCGTCTACCGGTTCGACTCCCTGGCCCATCTGCAGGCGTGGATCAACGGCGCGACCCGGCAACGGCTCCTCGACGCCGGCCGGAAGTTCTTCGACGGCCCCGGGACCCAGCAGGTGATCAGCGGCGGCACCCAGCCCACGGACCAGCTCGTGACCGTCGTGGTGACCCACCGGGTCCACCCGGACCACGTCGAGGACTTCCTCCGGTGGCAGCGCGCCATGAGCGAGGAGGAGGGCAAGTTCCCGGGCTTCCGCGGCACGGAGATCTTCCGCCCGATCGAGGGCCTCCAGGACGAATGGACCACGCTGTACCGGTACGACAACGCCGAACACCTCGAGGCCTGGCTGACGTCGCAGGAGCGGCGGCAGATGCTTGCCGAGGGGGAGAAGTTCAGCGACTTCAAGCTGCGCACGATCGAGAACTCGTTCGGCAGCTGGTTCGCGTTCGAGGAGAACGGCAGGGAAGCGCCGCCGCCATCGGAGACGAAGACCGCCATAGCGGTCTGGGTGGGCCTCTACCCGACCGTCGTGCTACTGGCGCTCGCCCTGTCCCCGCTGAAACTGCCGATCTGGATCGGGCTGCTCGTGGGCAACCTGCTGTCGAGCGTCGCCATGAGCTTCTTCACGATGCCGTACTACGTGAACCGGCTGCTGAAGCGGTGGCTGTGGCCCGCACCTGACGCGCCGCCGCTGCGGACCAACCTCGTCGGCCTCGGCACCGTCGCGGCGGCGCTCGGTTTCTGGGCCCTCGTCTTCTACCTCGTGACGCGGCAGTTCTGGACCCTGCCCTGA
- a CDS encoding molybdopterin-dependent oxidoreductase, which yields MTYLVNGRSFDAEPAPGQCLRTFLRTLGHFGVKKGCDAGDCGACTVWLDGTAVHSCITPAFRAEGHEVTTIEGLGSPGDLHPVQRGFRDAPGFQCGFCTAGMIMTSATFTEEQKADLPRALKGNLCRCTGYRGIEDAVKGVTNVQTAAPGKAVGTSVGAPAAEDVVTGRAEFTMDTAMEGMLHLKVLHSPHAHARIVSIDKTAALAVPGVQRVYTWQDVPRRRFTTAIHTDHLVDPDDTYILDDTVRFVGQRVAVVLADTVGAAEEGCRRLEVAYEVLPAVFDPEEAMTDGAPQLHGSEDPFVRDSVHNLLLEMHSHIGDVDAGFAAADVIHEGTYFSPRVQHAHLETHGSIAWMEDGRLNVRTSSQSPSIAKVKLAYLFALRPDQLRVFCKRVGGGFGGKQEVISEDLVALATLDTGRPACFEFTREEEFTTASPRHPMKLTVKLGAKNDGTLTALQVRNVSDTGAYGNHGGETLYAGGSAVMIYRCPNKKYDAFSVYTNTVPSGALRGYGMTQPAFAVECAMDELAIALHMDPLELRRLNIVRPGDPLVALHDGPDDVMFNEDGLAKCIDLVAGALARTADRPSPGPGWLVGTGVASSLHETAPPTEHISEAWLTLGDDLVYELAIGTVEFGEGTSTAHVQIAANQLVTTPSRIRLVQSDTDRTGFDTGAFASAGLFVAGNAVLRAANAVRDRILEFAAAHTGVHVVMCSMDDEHVVCGDDRVPLAELVALARARGIRFTAARKAYGSPRSVTSNTHGFRIAVHRVTGEIRILYSVHAADAGVLINPEQVRGQVDGGVAQGIGFALTENFRVDADGVMVNPNLRNYRIPTYADVPRTDLLLVSSADSVGAMHSKGMAECCINPVAPALANALRDATGVRYRELPLTPERIYSRLGESQSARPGPRR from the coding sequence ATGACCTACCTCGTGAACGGACGGAGCTTCGACGCCGAACCGGCACCCGGCCAGTGCCTGCGCACCTTCCTGCGCACGCTCGGACACTTCGGCGTCAAGAAGGGTTGCGACGCGGGCGACTGCGGTGCGTGCACCGTATGGCTGGACGGCACTGCGGTGCACAGCTGCATCACCCCGGCCTTCCGCGCGGAAGGCCACGAGGTGACCACGATCGAGGGTCTCGGATCCCCGGGCGACCTGCATCCCGTGCAACGCGGGTTCCGGGACGCCCCCGGCTTCCAGTGCGGCTTCTGCACCGCAGGAATGATCATGACATCGGCAACCTTCACGGAGGAGCAGAAGGCGGACCTGCCCCGGGCCCTGAAGGGCAACCTCTGCCGCTGCACCGGCTATCGGGGGATCGAGGACGCCGTCAAGGGCGTCACCAACGTGCAGACGGCAGCTCCCGGCAAGGCCGTGGGAACGAGCGTCGGCGCGCCCGCGGCCGAGGATGTGGTGACCGGTCGGGCCGAGTTCACGATGGACACCGCCATGGAAGGAATGCTGCACCTCAAGGTGCTGCACTCGCCCCACGCCCACGCCCGGATCGTCTCGATCGACAAGACCGCGGCGCTCGCGGTCCCCGGCGTGCAACGCGTCTACACCTGGCAGGACGTACCGCGCAGACGGTTCACCACGGCGATCCACACCGACCACCTCGTCGATCCGGACGACACCTACATCCTCGACGACACCGTCCGCTTCGTCGGACAGCGCGTCGCCGTCGTCCTCGCCGACACGGTCGGGGCGGCCGAGGAGGGCTGCCGCAGGCTGGAGGTCGCGTACGAGGTGCTGCCCGCGGTCTTCGACCCCGAGGAGGCCATGACCGACGGGGCGCCCCAACTGCACGGCTCGGAGGATCCGTTCGTCCGGGATTCCGTGCACAACCTCCTGCTGGAGATGCACTCGCACATCGGTGACGTCGATGCGGGGTTCGCGGCGGCCGACGTGATCCACGAGGGCACCTACTTCTCACCGCGCGTGCAGCACGCGCACCTGGAGACCCACGGCTCGATCGCCTGGATGGAGGACGGCCGGCTGAACGTCCGCACCAGTTCGCAGTCGCCGTCGATCGCGAAGGTCAAACTGGCCTACCTGTTCGCGCTGCGCCCGGACCAGCTCCGCGTGTTCTGCAAGCGCGTCGGCGGTGGTTTCGGCGGCAAGCAGGAGGTCATCTCCGAGGACCTGGTCGCCCTCGCCACCCTGGACACCGGGCGGCCCGCCTGCTTCGAGTTCACGCGCGAGGAGGAGTTCACCACGGCCTCGCCCCGGCACCCGATGAAGCTGACGGTCAAGCTCGGCGCGAAGAACGACGGCACGCTCACCGCGCTCCAGGTCCGCAACGTCTCCGATACGGGCGCCTACGGCAACCACGGCGGGGAGACCCTGTACGCGGGCGGCTCCGCCGTCATGATCTACCGTTGCCCCAACAAGAAGTACGACGCCTTCTCCGTCTACACGAACACCGTGCCGAGCGGCGCCCTGCGGGGGTACGGAATGACCCAGCCGGCCTTCGCGGTGGAGTGCGCGATGGACGAACTGGCCATCGCCCTGCACATGGATCCGCTCGAACTGCGCCGTCTCAACATCGTGCGCCCCGGCGATCCGCTCGTCGCCCTGCACGACGGCCCCGACGACGTGATGTTCAACGAGGACGGGCTCGCCAAGTGCATCGACCTCGTGGCCGGCGCGCTCGCCCGGACGGCCGACCGGCCCTCCCCCGGCCCCGGGTGGCTCGTGGGCACCGGCGTGGCGAGTTCCCTGCACGAGACCGCGCCTCCGACCGAGCACATCTCCGAGGCCTGGCTCACGCTCGGCGACGACCTGGTCTACGAACTCGCCATCGGCACCGTCGAGTTCGGCGAGGGCACCTCGACCGCGCACGTCCAGATCGCAGCCAACCAGCTGGTCACCACACCGTCGCGGATCCGCCTGGTGCAGTCGGACACCGACCGCACGGGATTCGACACCGGTGCCTTCGCGAGCGCGGGACTCTTCGTGGCGGGCAACGCCGTCCTGCGGGCGGCCAACGCCGTGCGCGACCGCATCCTGGAGTTCGCCGCCGCGCACACGGGTGTCCACGTCGTGATGTGCTCGATGGACGACGAGCACGTCGTCTGCGGGGACGACCGCGTCCCCCTGGCCGAGCTCGTCGCCCTGGCCCGGGCCCGCGGCATCCGGTTCACCGCCGCCCGGAAGGCCTACGGGTCACCGCGCAGCGTCACCTCCAACACCCACGGGTTCCGCATCGCCGTCCACCGGGTGACGGGGGAGATCCGCATCCTCTACAGCGTCCACGCGGCCGACGCCGGCGTACTCATCAACCCCGAGCAGGTACGCGGGCAGGTGGACGGGGGTGTCGCCCAGGGCATCGGATTCGCCCTGACGGAGAACTTCCGCGTCGACGCGGACGGGGTCATGGTCAACCCGAACCTGCGCAACTACCGGATCCCCACCTATGCCGACGTACCGCGCACCGACCTGCTCCTGGTGAGTTCCGCCGACTCCGTCGGGGCCATGCACTCGAAGGGGATGGCGGAGTGCTGCATCAACCCGGTGGCGCCCGCGCTGGCGAACGCGCTCCGCGATGCCACGGGCGTCCGCTACCGCGAGCTGCCCCTCACTCCGGAGCGGATCTACAGCCGGCTGGGTGAGAGCCAGTCGGCCCGGCCGGGCCCGAGACGATGA
- a CDS encoding FAD binding domain-containing protein translates to MDLNTITEVVRRPSDQPGSDWRDGDAWLAGGTWLYSAEQPGLRRLIDLTSLPWEPLVPSDAGLEIGATCTIRDLYAFAAPAEWTAGTLIPTACEAFLSSFKVWNAATVGGNICMSLPAGPMITLTVALEARYELWAPDGSVRTVDALDFVTGNNRNVLAPGEVLRRIDVPAHALRKRPAHRRFALTRLGRSTVFLIGTNTPGRSDLLLTVTAGTTRPVRFAFETMPDAHTLRQSIDAVPADVWFDDPNGTPDHRRHLTRHFAEEIRGELIAGGPA, encoded by the coding sequence GTGGACCTCAACACCATCACCGAAGTCGTGCGGCGGCCGTCCGACCAGCCGGGTTCCGACTGGCGCGACGGGGACGCCTGGCTCGCGGGCGGCACCTGGCTGTACTCCGCGGAGCAGCCCGGCCTGCGCCGCCTGATCGACCTGACGTCGCTGCCCTGGGAGCCCCTCGTCCCGAGCGACGCGGGCCTCGAGATCGGTGCTACGTGCACCATCCGCGACCTGTACGCCTTCGCAGCCCCGGCCGAATGGACCGCCGGCACCCTCATCCCGACGGCCTGTGAGGCGTTCCTGTCCTCGTTCAAGGTCTGGAACGCGGCTACCGTGGGCGGAAACATCTGCATGTCACTGCCGGCCGGTCCGATGATCACGCTCACGGTGGCGCTGGAGGCGCGGTACGAGTTGTGGGCCCCCGACGGGTCCGTACGCACGGTCGACGCCCTCGACTTCGTGACCGGGAACAACCGCAACGTCCTCGCGCCCGGGGAGGTACTGCGCCGGATCGACGTCCCGGCGCACGCCTTGCGCAAACGGCCCGCGCACCGCCGCTTCGCACTGACCCGCCTCGGCCGTTCGACCGTGTTCCTCATCGGCACCAACACGCCCGGAAGGAGCGATCTGCTGCTCACCGTCACCGCGGGCACCACGCGGCCGGTGCGGTTCGCCTTCGAAACCATGCCCGATGCCCACACCCTGCGGCAGAGCATCGACGCCGTCCCCGCCGACGTGTGGTTCGACGACCCCAACGGGACACCCGACCACCGCCGCCACCTGACACGTCACTTCGCCGAAGAGATCCGCGGCGAACTCATCGCTGGGGGCCCGGCATGA
- a CDS encoding 3-hydroxyacyl-CoA dehydrogenase NAD-binding domain-containing protein, whose product MSESTTIRWEQDETGVVTLTLDDPNQSANTMNQAFKDSIAAIADRAEAEKDSIRGIIYTSAKKTFFAGGDLKDMIRLRPADAQIAFDTGTEIKRSLRRIETLGKPVVAAINGAALGGGYEICLASHHRVALDAPGSKIGLPEVTLGLLPAGGGLTRTVRLMGIADALLKVLLQGTQYNPQRALDNGLVHELAATPEEMLAKARAFIDANPESKQPWDQPGYKIPGGTPSNPRFAANLPAFPANLRKQLNGAPYPAPRNILACAVEGAQVDFETALTIEARYFTELVTGQTAKNMIQAFFFDLQAVNTGRSRPQGIEPRKVTKVAVLGAGMMGAGIAYSCARAGIDVVLKDVTAEAAAKGKAYSEKLLDKAVSRGRSTEAQRAELLARITPTADAADLAGCDAVIEAVFEDTSLKHKVFQEIQDVIAPDALLCSNTSTLPITGLAEGVARPEDFIGLHFFSPVDKMPLVEIIKGERTGDEAIARAFDLVRQINKTPIVVNDSRGFFTSRVIGQFINEGVAMVGEGVEPASVEQAAAQAGYPAKVLSLMDELTLTLPRKIRNETRKAFEAEGRAWTAHPADTVIDRMVDEFGRPGRSGGAGFYEYDESGKRAGIWPGLREHFAKPDAEIPFEDMKERMLFSEALDTVRCLDEGVLTSIADANIGSIMGIGFPAWTGGVIQYINGYEGGLSGFVARSRELAAQYGERFTPPASLVEKAERGETYSD is encoded by the coding sequence ATGAGCGAGTCCACCACGATCCGCTGGGAACAGGACGAGACCGGCGTCGTCACCCTGACCCTCGACGACCCGAACCAGTCCGCCAACACGATGAACCAGGCCTTCAAGGACTCCATCGCGGCGATCGCCGACCGCGCCGAGGCCGAGAAGGACTCGATCCGCGGCATCATCTACACCTCCGCCAAGAAGACCTTCTTCGCGGGCGGCGACCTCAAGGACATGATCCGGCTGCGTCCCGCCGACGCGCAGATCGCCTTCGACACCGGCACCGAGATCAAGCGCTCGCTGCGCCGCATCGAGACCCTCGGCAAGCCCGTCGTCGCCGCCATCAACGGCGCGGCCCTCGGCGGCGGTTACGAGATCTGCCTCGCCTCCCACCACCGCGTCGCCCTCGACGCCCCGGGCTCCAAGATCGGCCTGCCCGAGGTCACCCTCGGCCTGCTCCCGGCCGGCGGCGGCCTCACCCGCACCGTGCGCCTGATGGGCATCGCCGACGCGCTGCTCAAGGTCCTGCTCCAGGGCACCCAGTACAACCCGCAGCGCGCCCTGGACAACGGCCTCGTGCACGAACTGGCCGCCACCCCCGAGGAGATGCTGGCCAAGGCCCGCGCCTTCATCGACGCCAACCCCGAGTCGAAGCAGCCGTGGGACCAGCCCGGCTACAAGATCCCGGGCGGTACGCCGTCCAACCCGCGCTTCGCCGCCAACCTCCCGGCGTTCCCCGCGAACCTCAGGAAGCAGCTGAACGGGGCCCCGTACCCGGCCCCGCGCAACATCCTGGCGTGCGCCGTCGAGGGCGCCCAGGTGGACTTCGAGACCGCGCTGACGATCGAGGCCCGCTACTTCACCGAGCTGGTCACCGGACAGACCGCCAAGAACATGATCCAGGCGTTCTTCTTCGACCTCCAGGCCGTCAACACCGGCCGCAGCCGCCCGCAGGGCATCGAGCCCCGCAAGGTCACCAAGGTCGCCGTCCTCGGCGCAGGCATGATGGGCGCGGGCATCGCGTACTCCTGCGCCCGCGCGGGCATCGACGTGGTGCTGAAGGACGTCACCGCCGAGGCCGCCGCGAAGGGCAAGGCGTACTCCGAGAAGCTGCTCGACAAGGCCGTCTCCCGCGGCCGCAGCACCGAGGCCCAGCGCGCCGAGCTGCTCGCCCGGATCACCCCGACCGCCGATGCGGCCGACCTGGCCGGCTGCGACGCCGTCATCGAGGCCGTCTTCGAGGACACCTCCCTCAAGCACAAGGTGTTCCAGGAGATCCAGGACGTCATCGCCCCCGACGCGCTGCTCTGCTCCAACACCTCCACGCTGCCCATCACGGGCCTCGCGGAAGGGGTTGCGCGCCCCGAGGACTTCATCGGACTGCACTTCTTCTCGCCCGTCGACAAGATGCCGCTGGTGGAGATCATCAAGGGGGAGCGCACCGGCGACGAGGCGATCGCCCGCGCCTTCGACCTCGTACGGCAGATCAACAAGACCCCGATCGTCGTCAACGACTCGCGCGGCTTCTTCACCTCGCGCGTCATCGGCCAGTTCATCAACGAGGGCGTGGCGATGGTCGGCGAGGGCGTCGAGCCCGCCTCCGTCGAGCAGGCCGCGGCCCAGGCCGGGTACCCGGCCAAGGTGCTGTCCCTGATGGACGAGCTGACCCTCACCCTCCCGCGCAAGATCCGCAACGAGACCCGCAAGGCCTTCGAGGCCGAGGGCCGCGCCTGGACCGCTCACCCCGCGGACACGGTCATCGACCGGATGGTCGACGAGTTCGGCCGCCCGGGCCGCAGCGGCGGGGCGGGCTTCTACGAGTACGACGAGAGCGGCAAGCGCGCCGGCATCTGGCCGGGCCTGCGCGAGCACTTCGCCAAGCCGGACGCGGAGATCCCGTTCGAGGACATGAAGGAGCGGATGCTCTTCTCCGAGGCCCTGGACACCGTGCGCTGCCTCGACGAGGGCGTCCTGACCTCGATCGCCGACGCCAACATCGGCTCCATCATGGGCATCGGCTTCCCGGCCTGGACCGGCGGCGTGATCCAGTACATCAACGGCTACGAGGGCGGCCTGTCGGGCTTCGTCGCCCGCTCACGCGAGCTGGCCGCCCAGTACGGCGAGCGCTTCACCCCGCCGGCCTCCCTGGTCGAGAAGGCCGAGCGCGGCGAGACGTACAGCGACTAG